One Natrinema longum genomic window carries:
- a CDS encoding hybrid sensor histidine kinase/response regulator yields the protein MSARIHVLCVDDDPSVRDFLATALERTNDEFDVTTADSGRAGLAILDDVDIDCLISDYEMPGMNGLEFFEAVRDRDPDVPFLLVTGADPGEIARKAIDAGVTDYLRKGTATAQYTVLAHRIENAVEKRRVEARRAAVDRQLERYRSIVENAADPICLFDRNGTITMVNDAAVDWLGDDRERLLGSTIETFLADETAAGASDAPDPVTTAAPPERSRFECTFETEDGRRAGEMSVAPLEIDDEPAGSIGIVRELTRHGERRRERYRDETILETAPFGLFVLDADGTIVWLNDEYLSEFEESEDELLGMAFPTLIERGYYRESTIDQYIEAVRQLLSADTDGKATYKVRFRRPDGDERIYDVHTKLLPLEDGEFAGTVHAFRDITRQERYRRELERQNDRLEQFASLVSHDLRNPLNVAQGHLDPLEEQLDSRHVDELQWSLSRMAELVDGLLQLARQGKTIGEREWLPLAGVARDAWSTVDTGDARLEIDGEMRVYGDDARLRTLFENLFRNSVKHGTDETEPLVVTVGPLAADGESTGDETSRHGFSVEDTGVGLPADTDSLFEFGYTTKPDGTGFGLAIVAEIAEAHGWSVTARNGSAGGARFEITNVTTSDADVGSIPDESDAGTDGSG from the coding sequence GCGACTACGAGATGCCCGGAATGAACGGACTCGAGTTCTTCGAGGCCGTCCGCGACCGCGATCCGGACGTCCCGTTTCTCCTGGTTACGGGCGCTGATCCGGGGGAAATCGCACGCAAGGCGATCGACGCCGGCGTGACCGACTACCTGCGAAAGGGAACTGCCACCGCCCAGTATACGGTCCTCGCACATCGAATCGAGAACGCCGTCGAGAAACGCCGTGTGGAAGCCCGTCGAGCGGCGGTCGATCGGCAACTCGAGCGGTACCGGTCGATCGTCGAGAACGCTGCCGACCCGATCTGTCTCTTCGATCGGAACGGGACGATCACGATGGTAAACGACGCGGCGGTCGACTGGCTGGGGGACGACCGAGAGCGACTGCTCGGGTCGACTATCGAGACGTTTCTCGCCGACGAAACGGCCGCGGGTGCGAGCGATGCGCCGGACCCAGTGACCACAGCAGCGCCCCCGGAGAGATCACGCTTCGAGTGTACGTTCGAAACCGAGGATGGACGACGGGCCGGCGAGATGAGTGTCGCACCGCTGGAGATCGACGACGAGCCCGCCGGCTCCATCGGCATCGTTCGGGAACTCACACGCCACGGGGAACGACGCCGCGAACGCTACCGGGACGAGACGATCCTCGAGACCGCACCGTTCGGGCTGTTCGTGCTCGATGCGGACGGGACCATCGTCTGGCTGAACGACGAATATCTGTCCGAATTCGAGGAGTCCGAAGACGAACTCCTGGGGATGGCGTTTCCGACGCTCATCGAACGCGGATACTATCGCGAGTCGACGATCGATCAGTACATCGAGGCCGTCCGTCAGCTCCTCTCCGCGGACACCGACGGGAAAGCCACGTACAAGGTTCGCTTTCGTCGACCCGACGGCGACGAACGGATCTACGACGTCCATACGAAATTGCTTCCGCTCGAGGACGGCGAGTTCGCCGGAACCGTCCACGCGTTCCGCGATATCACCCGACAGGAGCGCTATCGACGCGAACTCGAGCGCCAGAACGACCGGCTCGAACAGTTCGCCAGCCTCGTCAGCCACGACCTCCGAAACCCGCTGAACGTCGCACAGGGTCATCTCGATCCCCTTGAGGAACAACTCGACAGTCGACACGTCGACGAATTGCAGTGGTCGCTGTCGCGGATGGCGGAACTCGTCGACGGGCTGTTGCAGTTGGCCCGGCAGGGCAAAACGATCGGCGAGCGGGAATGGCTCCCGCTTGCCGGAGTGGCCCGCGACGCGTGGTCGACCGTCGACACCGGCGATGCTCGTCTCGAGATCGACGGCGAGATGCGAGTGTACGGCGACGACGCTCGACTTCGGACGCTGTTCGAGAACTTGTTTCGGAATTCGGTCAAGCATGGAACCGACGAGACGGAGCCGCTGGTCGTCACCGTCGGTCCGCTCGCGGCTGATGGGGAGTCGACCGGCGACGAGACGAGCCGACACGGGTTCTCCGTCGAGGACACGGGCGTGGGGCTGCCGGCCGATACGGACTCGCTGTTCGAGTTCGGCTATACGACGAAGCCGGACGGGACCGGCTTCGGGTTGGCGATCGTCGCGGAAATCGCCGAGGCTCACGGCTGGTCGGTCACGGCTCGGAACGGATCGGCCGGCGGTGCTCGGTTCGAGATCACGAACGTGACGACGTCCGACGCCGACGTCGGATCGATACCCGACGAGTCCGACGCCGGGACGGACGGCTCCGGCTGA
- a CDS encoding DUF373 family protein → MLLVLCVDLDDDLGRKTGFSTPVIGRAPVEEAAVALATADPEDSDVNVIFQGLHVYDDLADRDENVEVAVVTGNDQGDVSANREVGDEVDTVLASLSTAEDVTTLVVTDGAQDESVIPIIRSRVPIDGVRRVVVRQAQDLESMYYTIKQVLDDPETRGTVLIPLGILLLIYPLALIGTVLDMPGFVLGMTSALLGFYLISRGLGLGDRLDTAVERARRSLYAGRTTLLAYVVAAALFVLGGVSGVDTLEGVQRSTAGDLEVPVMLAALVNGSILWLAAAGLTTSLGQITDEYIAGSLEWRYLNAPFYVLSIAIVLYAVSAFFLEEVGITYLATALTAGTLLGIMSTLTFAVAESWFGDPEREEGTRAERV, encoded by the coding sequence ATGCTGTTGGTCCTCTGTGTCGATCTCGACGACGATCTCGGCCGGAAGACCGGTTTCTCGACGCCGGTTATCGGCCGCGCTCCAGTCGAGGAGGCAGCGGTCGCACTCGCCACCGCGGATCCGGAGGACTCCGACGTCAACGTCATCTTTCAGGGATTGCACGTCTACGACGATCTCGCCGACCGCGACGAGAACGTCGAAGTCGCCGTCGTCACCGGCAACGATCAGGGCGACGTCAGCGCCAACCGGGAAGTCGGCGACGAAGTCGACACCGTCCTCGCGAGCCTCTCGACCGCGGAAGACGTCACGACCCTCGTCGTCACGGACGGCGCACAGGACGAGTCCGTCATCCCGATCATCCGTTCGCGTGTCCCCATCGACGGCGTTCGGCGGGTCGTCGTCCGGCAGGCACAGGACCTCGAGTCGATGTACTACACGATCAAGCAGGTGTTAGACGATCCCGAGACGCGCGGGACGGTCCTCATCCCGCTCGGCATTCTCCTGTTGATCTATCCGCTCGCGCTGATCGGGACCGTCCTGGACATGCCGGGGTTCGTACTGGGCATGACGTCCGCGCTGCTTGGCTTCTATCTCATCTCGCGCGGACTCGGCCTCGGCGACCGGCTGGACACCGCCGTCGAACGCGCCCGCCGCTCGCTGTATGCCGGCCGAACGACGCTGCTGGCGTACGTCGTCGCCGCGGCGCTGTTCGTCCTCGGCGGCGTCAGCGGGGTCGACACGCTCGAGGGAGTCCAACGATCGACCGCCGGCGATCTCGAGGTCCCGGTCATGCTCGCCGCACTGGTCAACGGCTCGATTCTCTGGCTGGCCGCGGCGGGGCTGACGACCAGCCTTGGACAGATCACCGACGAATACATCGCCGGCTCGCTGGAGTGGCGATACCTCAACGCCCCCTTCTACGTGCTCTCGATCGCGATCGTCCTCTATGCGGTGAGTGCGTTCTTCCTCGAGGAGGTGGGCATCACCTATCTCGCGACGGCACTGACGGCAGGGACGCTGCTCGGAATTATGAGTACGCTGACCTTCGCCGTCGCAGAATCGTGGTTCGGCGATCCGGAGCGCGAAGAGGGGACGCGGGCCGAACGCGTCTGA
- a CDS encoding polyprenyl synthetase family protein — protein sequence MELLERRRALIEERLVEVVEGVEPETLSQEVRHVALSGGKRVRPMVTLLACETVGGRAEDAVEFGVGIELVHAASLVVDDIIDRSELRRGTTSAWAEFGHGPAIITSDGLLGEAFALFSADPNATRVVAEAMVELGIGEATELSAEPTNEEEYMTLARRKTGALFRAAAELGAIAADSDPVTVEALGEYAERVGIAFQIRDDVLDAVADPEELGKPTGNDAALERPSVVQVTDLTPEEANAHARREADRAIDALDRVEVADPEARQYLLDLAEFVVERER from the coding sequence ATGGAACTGCTGGAGCGCCGACGGGCGCTGATCGAGGAGCGTCTCGTCGAGGTCGTCGAGGGGGTCGAACCCGAGACACTCAGCCAAGAGGTTCGCCACGTCGCGCTCTCGGGCGGGAAGCGCGTCCGACCGATGGTGACGTTATTGGCCTGTGAGACCGTCGGCGGACGGGCCGAGGACGCAGTCGAGTTCGGCGTCGGGATCGAACTCGTTCACGCGGCCTCGCTGGTCGTCGACGACATCATCGACCGCTCGGAGCTGCGACGCGGGACGACCAGCGCCTGGGCCGAGTTCGGTCATGGCCCGGCGATCATCACCAGCGATGGGCTGCTCGGAGAGGCGTTCGCCCTGTTTTCGGCCGATCCGAACGCGACCCGCGTCGTCGCCGAAGCGATGGTCGAACTCGGCATCGGCGAGGCGACCGAACTGTCCGCCGAGCCGACCAACGAGGAAGAGTACATGACCCTGGCGCGCCGCAAGACCGGGGCGCTGTTCCGGGCGGCGGCGGAACTCGGGGCGATCGCGGCCGACTCCGATCCCGTCACCGTCGAGGCGCTGGGCGAGTACGCCGAACGAGTCGGGATCGCCTTCCAGATCAGGGACGACGTGCTCGATGCCGTCGCCGATCCCGAGGAACTGGGCAAACCGACCGGCAACGACGCAGCACTCGAGCGCCCGTCGGTCGTTCAGGTGACGGATCTCACGCCCGAGGAGGCCAACGCTCACGCCCGGCGGGAAGCCGACCGAGCGATCGACGCCCTGGATCGAGTCGAAGTCGCCGATCCCGAGGCCCGACAGTATTTGCTCGATCTCGCGGAATTCGTCGTCGAACGCGAGCGATAA
- a CDS encoding methyl-accepting chemotaxis protein, whose protein sequence is MVSLASLVPSFIRRRYLLKFVVSILAVVLVIGSVGAVSYVQIDQTVRTDSNEQLESTAETHADTISNWVESMRVQTRTASDSSVLREGDPQAVQGKLVEEQARMDVDVRAIHYVDTENNEIVTSTNAAYRGESFAELSEPWAADGFEDNLGLDESVWHSQSSYQSPTLEDQVMAFASPVTDREDRAVVIIGTLEYQVDQLHEENTSASTAIIGGDGATVFKAESASLDADAADNDAVEAALGGRMTRTQDGDVVRAYVPVGNTQWVAVTSVPTEQAYGVANDVETNVITMVLASLIALGVVGGVLGRQTVVPLTRLRDRTAEMEEGNLDVDLETNRVDEIGRLYDGFDSMRASLRNQIEAAEVAREEAEAAREETESMNHHLEMKAEEFSNVMDECADGDLTQRLDPESESDAMTDIAVAFNEMLVELEETTANVKAFADEVAAASEQVTASSEEVRSASQQVSESIQSISDGADRQNQNLQSVNQEMSDLSTTTEEIAASSNNVADLAEQTAETGRLGRQAAQEAIDGMHVIESESTDAVDAIQDLEEEMAQVDELVEFISDVARETNMLALNANIEASRGDSGEDGSGFGAVATQVKELAADTKSTAEDIEQRLERIDEQTTETVTEVQRTAERISEHVGSVENAAEALDEISHYADRTNDGVQEISAATEEQAASTQEVVAMVSSATNISEATAAESQRVAAAAEEQTSALSEVSESASSLADQAAHLSETLDHFETDRAEDVSVDEYESDHEMSFEFEETDIDGDDMVEHRDGNPDSVAKTITESEPDDRASTEATRGVTDAEDGSDADDGAAETGIESGSEADDTDADGSSDDEFSFTRFDDE, encoded by the coding sequence ATGGTGTCGCTCGCATCGCTGGTTCCGTCGTTCATCAGGCGGCGGTACCTCCTGAAGTTCGTGGTCTCGATCCTTGCGGTCGTGCTCGTGATCGGGAGCGTCGGGGCGGTCAGCTACGTCCAGATCGATCAGACGGTCCGGACGGACTCGAACGAACAGCTCGAATCGACCGCCGAAACGCATGCGGATACGATCAGTAACTGGGTCGAGTCGATGCGCGTCCAGACCCGGACGGCGTCCGATTCGTCGGTCCTTCGCGAGGGCGATCCGCAAGCAGTTCAGGGCAAACTCGTCGAAGAGCAGGCCCGGATGGATGTCGACGTCCGTGCGATCCACTACGTCGACACCGAGAACAACGAGATCGTCACGAGCACGAACGCGGCCTACCGCGGCGAATCGTTCGCCGAGCTGTCGGAACCGTGGGCCGCAGACGGCTTCGAGGACAACCTCGGACTCGACGAGTCCGTCTGGCACTCCCAGTCGTCCTACCAGTCACCGACCCTCGAGGATCAGGTGATGGCCTTCGCCAGTCCGGTCACCGACCGCGAAGATCGGGCCGTCGTCATCATCGGCACCCTCGAGTATCAGGTCGACCAACTCCACGAGGAGAACACGTCCGCCTCGACGGCCATCATCGGCGGCGACGGCGCGACAGTCTTCAAGGCCGAGTCGGCGTCGCTCGACGCTGACGCGGCCGACAACGATGCGGTCGAGGCTGCCCTCGGCGGCCGGATGACTCGCACCCAGGACGGTGATGTCGTCCGAGCGTACGTCCCCGTGGGCAACACTCAGTGGGTCGCCGTCACGAGCGTCCCGACGGAGCAAGCCTACGGCGTCGCGAACGATGTCGAGACCAACGTCATCACGATGGTGCTTGCGAGTCTGATCGCCCTCGGAGTCGTCGGCGGCGTCCTCGGACGGCAGACCGTCGTCCCGCTGACTCGGCTCCGCGACCGGACGGCCGAGATGGAAGAAGGCAACCTCGACGTCGATCTCGAGACGAACCGCGTCGACGAGATCGGCCGGCTGTACGATGGCTTCGACAGTATGCGCGCCTCGTTGCGAAACCAGATCGAGGCGGCCGAGGTCGCCCGTGAGGAGGCGGAAGCGGCCCGCGAGGAGACCGAATCGATGAACCACCACCTCGAGATGAAAGCCGAGGAGTTCAGCAACGTGATGGACGAGTGTGCCGACGGAGATCTAACCCAGCGGCTCGACCCCGAGAGCGAGAGCGATGCGATGACCGATATCGCGGTCGCGTTCAACGAGATGCTCGTGGAACTCGAGGAGACGACGGCCAACGTCAAGGCCTTCGCCGACGAGGTGGCGGCGGCCAGCGAACAGGTGACTGCCAGTTCCGAGGAGGTTCGTTCGGCGTCACAGCAGGTTTCCGAGTCGATTCAGTCGATTTCGGACGGTGCGGACCGCCAGAACCAGAACCTGCAGTCGGTCAACCAGGAGATGAGCGACCTGTCGACGACGACTGAGGAGATCGCGGCCTCCTCGAACAACGTCGCCGACCTCGCGGAGCAGACGGCCGAAACTGGACGGCTGGGTCGCCAAGCGGCACAGGAAGCGATCGACGGGATGCACGTGATCGAATCGGAGTCGACCGATGCCGTCGATGCGATCCAGGACCTCGAAGAGGAGATGGCACAGGTCGACGAACTCGTCGAGTTCATCTCCGACGTCGCCCGCGAGACGAACATGCTCGCCCTGAACGCGAACATCGAAGCCTCGCGGGGCGACAGCGGCGAGGACGGCTCCGGGTTCGGTGCCGTCGCTACGCAGGTCAAAGAGTTGGCCGCGGACACGAAATCGACCGCTGAGGACATCGAACAGCGGTTAGAGCGGATCGACGAACAGACGACTGAAACGGTGACCGAGGTCCAGCGCACCGCAGAGCGGATCTCGGAGCACGTCGGCTCCGTCGAAAACGCCGCGGAGGCGCTCGACGAGATTTCCCACTACGCCGATCGGACCAACGACGGCGTCCAGGAGATTTCCGCGGCGACAGAGGAACAAGCGGCCTCGACGCAGGAGGTCGTCGCCATGGTCTCGTCGGCGACGAACATCTCCGAAGCGACCGCGGCCGAATCCCAGCGCGTCGCGGCGGCTGCCGAAGAGCAGACCTCCGCCCTTTCGGAGGTGTCGGAGAGTGCGAGTTCACTCGCCGATCAGGCCGCACACCTGAGCGAGACGCTCGATCACTTCGAAACCGACCGAGCGGAAGACGTCTCCGTCGACGAGTACGAATCCGACCACGAGATGTCCTTCGAGTTCGAGGAAACGGATATCGACGGCGACGACATGGTTGAGCACCGTGATGGGAATCCCGATTCGGTGGCCAAGACTATAACCGAGTCCGAACCGGACGACCGAGCATCGACGGAGGCCACGAGGGGCGTGACCGACGCGGAAGACGGAAGCGATGCCGACGACGGGGCGGCCGAGACGGGAATCGAGTCCGGGTCGGAGGCCGACGACACGGACGCTGACGGGTCGTCGGACGACGAGTTTTCCTTCACTCGGTTCGACGACGAGTAA
- a CDS encoding ABC transporter substrate-binding protein has protein sequence MPRRSNRRTLLSGLCTAGLGSLAGCLSSVPGLDSNDSESETDVGGTDRTLKLGIMQPLSGNLESLGKPMRDAAELPIKQVRDDVSLDMDYNVVDTETSPSAGVQSAFTLVEEYPMVNGPAAADVTLQATQQVLIPYRTVCCSPSATSPTITSLNDAGLVFRTALSDRLQAIVLAQQATNDLGHDNAAILYENNDYGWQLSQAFTRSFQRTHGGTVTSQVPLKGDSNSYDAAIERARTDDPDLLLVIGYPETGGQVLTDLGGDAPEDILVTDGMQDGALHDEIDYSLDGIRGTAPLVDGPGNQTFTELFEGEYDTEPGIFTPQAYDASAVLLLANAYAGQNDGQAIGSAMPVVTTGDGKEITPNNLAEGIELAAEGDAVTYQGASGSVTFDENGDVTDGVIQYWEFDESSSGGIAEIDRVSP, from the coding sequence ATGCCCAGACGATCGAATCGACGAACGCTGCTGTCTGGTCTCTGTACCGCTGGTCTCGGCAGTCTTGCCGGCTGTCTCAGTTCGGTACCCGGACTCGATTCGAACGATTCCGAGTCGGAGACCGACGTTGGTGGTACCGACCGGACGCTCAAACTCGGTATCATGCAACCGCTGAGCGGCAATCTCGAGTCGCTCGGGAAACCGATGCGAGACGCCGCAGAACTCCCGATCAAACAAGTACGAGACGACGTATCGCTCGACATGGATTACAATGTCGTCGACACGGAAACGTCCCCGTCCGCGGGTGTTCAAAGCGCTTTCACGCTCGTCGAGGAGTATCCGATGGTCAACGGTCCGGCGGCGGCCGACGTGACGCTGCAGGCGACACAGCAGGTACTCATTCCGTACCGGACCGTCTGCTGTTCGCCCAGCGCGACGTCGCCGACGATCACGTCGCTCAACGACGCCGGTCTCGTCTTCCGGACCGCACTGTCGGACCGGCTGCAGGCGATCGTTCTGGCCCAGCAGGCGACAAACGATCTCGGCCACGACAACGCCGCGATCCTCTACGAGAACAACGACTACGGCTGGCAGTTGAGCCAGGCGTTCACGCGGTCGTTCCAGCGCACACACGGGGGCACGGTCACGTCACAGGTCCCGCTGAAAGGCGACTCGAACTCCTACGACGCGGCCATCGAGCGGGCCAGGACGGACGATCCCGACCTGTTGCTCGTGATCGGCTATCCGGAGACCGGCGGCCAGGTACTCACTGACCTCGGTGGCGACGCCCCGGAGGACATCCTCGTTACCGACGGGATGCAAGATGGGGCCCTCCACGACGAGATCGATTACTCGCTCGACGGCATCCGCGGCACCGCACCGCTGGTCGACGGGCCGGGTAACCAGACGTTCACGGAGCTATTCGAGGGCGAGTACGACACCGAACCGGGCATCTTCACGCCCCAGGCGTACGACGCGAGCGCCGTCTTGCTGCTCGCGAACGCCTACGCTGGGCAAAACGACGGCCAAGCGATCGGCAGCGCCATGCCGGTTGTCACGACCGGAGACGGGAAGGAGATCACCCCGAACAACCTCGCGGAGGGAATCGAACTCGCGGCCGAGGGCGATGCCGTCACGTATCAGGGGGCGTCCGGCTCGGTTACCTTCGACGAGAACGGCGACGTGACCGACGGCGTCATCCAGTACTGGGAGTTCGACGAAAGTTCTTCCGGCGGAATCGCCGAAATAGACCGGGTGAGTCCATAA
- a CDS encoding electron transfer flavoprotein subunit alpha/FixB family protein, whose product MTDVLAVADHRRGELRDVSYEIITAGRQLADETGGDLHLAVISGTVDDFADKLNREGVDAIHTVSHGEEFNHDVYTQAVTQLYDELAPQYVLTPNSVNGLDYAPAIANQLDLPVVTDTIDLDNDGETLVATREMYGGKVETTNQLEGDAVVTIRGAEWPAAEGTGDAAIEAFDADIDEDAIGSTVNGFEEVGGGDVDISEADLLVSVGRGIEEEENLDLIRDLADALGATLSSSRPIVDNGWLPKNRQVGQSGKVVTPDVYIAIGISGAVQHVAGMKGSDTIVAINTDPNAPIMDIADYAIVDDLFDVVPELIEEFDE is encoded by the coding sequence ATGACGGACGTCCTCGCAGTCGCGGACCACCGACGCGGCGAACTGCGCGACGTCAGCTACGAGATCATCACTGCCGGTCGCCAGCTCGCCGACGAAACCGGCGGCGACCTCCACCTCGCGGTCATCAGCGGCACCGTCGACGACTTCGCCGACAAACTCAACCGCGAGGGCGTCGACGCGATCCACACCGTCTCCCACGGCGAGGAGTTCAACCACGACGTCTACACGCAGGCGGTCACGCAGCTCTACGACGAGCTCGCCCCGCAGTACGTGCTGACGCCCAACAGCGTCAACGGGCTCGACTACGCGCCCGCGATCGCCAACCAGCTCGACCTGCCAGTCGTCACCGACACGATCGATCTCGACAACGACGGCGAGACGCTCGTCGCGACCCGCGAGATGTACGGTGGCAAGGTCGAGACGACCAACCAGCTCGAGGGCGACGCCGTCGTCACCATCCGCGGTGCCGAGTGGCCCGCTGCGGAGGGAACCGGCGACGCCGCGATCGAGGCCTTCGACGCGGACATCGACGAAGACGCGATCGGGTCGACCGTCAACGGCTTCGAAGAAGTCGGCGGCGGCGACGTCGATATCAGCGAGGCCGACCTGCTGGTCTCGGTCGGCCGTGGGATCGAAGAAGAGGAGAACCTCGATCTGATCCGCGACCTTGCGGACGCGCTCGGCGCGACGCTGTCCTCGTCCCGTCCGATCGTCGACAACGGCTGGCTGCCCAAGAACCGGCAGGTCGGCCAGTCCGGGAAGGTCGTCACGCCCGACGTCTACATCGCGATCGGGATCTCCGGCGCAGTCCAGCACGTCGCCGGGATGAAAGGCTCCGATACGATCGTCGCGATCAACACGGACCCCAACGCGCCGATCATGGACATCGCCGACTACGCGATCGTCGACGACCTCTTCGACGTCGTGCCGGAACTCATCGAGGAGTTCGACGAATAA
- a CDS encoding electron transfer flavoprotein subunit beta/FixA family protein produces MKILVTVKEVATVEDEFEIDGTEIADQYLGADLNEWDDYAIEEAVQLQEDGIADEVVAVTIGPEDCEQTIRQALAKGADRAVRVWDDALEDVDLLDVNAKTEILSAVIEEEDPDLVLSGVQAGDDSFAATGVSVAENIGFQWGAVVNHLEHDLDDGVASVRRELEGGVEELTNIDLPAVLTIQTGINEPRYASLRGIRQAQQKPMDVKALADIGVDESTIETELELTDMYEPESESDATFWEGSAEETASELGELLRDKGVAQ; encoded by the coding sequence ATGAAAATTCTCGTTACGGTCAAAGAGGTGGCGACCGTCGAAGACGAGTTCGAGATCGACGGAACCGAGATCGCGGATCAGTATCTCGGTGCCGATTTGAACGAGTGGGACGATTACGCGATCGAAGAGGCCGTCCAGCTCCAGGAAGACGGCATCGCAGACGAGGTCGTCGCGGTCACTATCGGCCCGGAAGACTGTGAACAGACCATTCGTCAGGCCCTCGCGAAGGGTGCCGACCGCGCCGTCCGCGTCTGGGACGACGCGCTGGAAGACGTCGACCTCCTCGACGTCAACGCCAAGACGGAGATCCTCAGTGCCGTCATCGAGGAGGAAGACCCCGACCTCGTCCTCTCGGGCGTGCAGGCCGGCGACGATAGCTTCGCCGCGACCGGCGTCTCCGTGGCAGAGAACATCGGCTTCCAGTGGGGAGCCGTCGTTAACCACCTCGAGCACGACCTCGACGACGGCGTCGCGTCCGTGCGGCGCGAACTCGAGGGCGGCGTCGAGGAGCTGACGAACATCGATCTTCCCGCCGTGTTGACGATCCAGACGGGGATCAACGAGCCCCGCTACGCCAGCCTCCGTGGCATCCGACAGGCACAGCAGAAACCGATGGACGTCAAGGCACTCGCCGACATCGGCGTCGACGAGAGCACGATCGAGACCGAACTCGAGCTGACGGACATGTACGAGCCCGAAAGTGAAAGCGACGCGACGTTCTGGGAGGGCAGCGCCGAGGAGACGGCCTCGGAGCTGGGTGAACTGCTCCGCGACAAGGGGGTGGCACAATGA
- a CDS encoding TRAM domain-containing protein: protein MADCPLADDCPIFSERISGMGCQHYGDRGGKEWCNHYNQPIEDLKTQPVKPGEEVVIDVVDMHESGAGVGRTDDGFIVMVDGVLPEARARVEITRVHSNHARAEELELLPMTPDGETADTDETDETDGDVAADETDADDGDDGPERERLGSRDNFWGS from the coding sequence ATGGCAGACTGTCCACTCGCAGATGACTGCCCGATCTTCTCGGAACGGATCTCGGGAATGGGATGTCAACACTACGGTGACCGGGGTGGCAAGGAGTGGTGTAACCACTACAACCAGCCGATCGAAGACCTCAAGACACAGCCGGTCAAGCCGGGTGAAGAGGTCGTCATCGACGTCGTCGACATGCACGAAAGCGGTGCCGGTGTCGGCCGAACCGACGACGGGTTTATCGTCATGGTCGACGGCGTCCTGCCGGAGGCTCGTGCACGAGTCGAGATTACACGGGTCCACAGCAATCACGCCCGTGCCGAGGAACTGGAACTCCTGCCGATGACTCCCGACGGCGAGACCGCGGACACCGACGAAACGGACGAGACGGACGGCGATGTCGCCGCCGACGAAACCGATGCGGACGACGGCGACGACGGCCCCGAACGTGAGCGACTCGGGAGCCGTGATAACTTCTGGGGCTCGTAA
- a CDS encoding MBL fold metallo-hydrolase, which yields MERISLSNSAFEGDNNAYLFSDGSETVLIDTGDWMATTREQLEAALADRRLGFDDVDRIFLTHWHHDHCGLAGEIQAESGAEVYVHADDAALVEGDEDAWDEMYDRQKRYFAEWGMPEPKQKVLLEHMADGETTVETPTVTAFEDGDTFSFDETELEVVHTSGHAAGLSMFEADLDGGRAVFSGDALLPVYTPNVGGADVRVDQPLAKYLRALQGIVDADYDRAWPGHRDPIDDPADRARHIIDHHEERSWRVLDALDRKGPCDTWTVSDDLFGDLEGIHILHGPGESYAHLEHLERAGTVIREDTEYRLADGVSDELAATDGERWDLEY from the coding sequence ATGGAACGCATTTCGCTGTCGAATTCGGCGTTCGAGGGGGACAACAACGCCTACCTCTTTTCGGACGGTTCGGAGACGGTACTGATCGATACCGGCGACTGGATGGCGACGACGCGAGAGCAACTCGAGGCCGCCCTCGCCGACCGCCGACTCGGCTTCGACGACGTCGACCGGATCTTCCTCACCCACTGGCACCACGATCACTGTGGACTGGCCGGCGAGATTCAGGCCGAGAGCGGTGCCGAGGTGTACGTCCACGCCGACGACGCGGCGCTCGTAGAAGGCGACGAAGACGCCTGGGACGAGATGTACGATCGTCAGAAGCGGTACTTCGCGGAGTGGGGGATGCCCGAACCGAAGCAGAAGGTCCTACTCGAGCACATGGCCGACGGCGAGACGACGGTCGAGACGCCGACCGTGACGGCGTTCGAGGACGGCGACACGTTCTCGTTCGACGAGACCGAACTCGAGGTCGTCCACACGTCCGGTCACGCCGCCGGCCTCAGCATGTTCGAGGCGGACCTCGACGGCGGGCGGGCGGTCTTCTCCGGGGACGCGTTGCTGCCCGTCTACACGCCCAACGTCGGCGGAGCCGACGTTCGCGTCGACCAGCCGCTCGCGAAGTACCTCCGCGCGCTCCAGGGAATCGTCGACGCCGACTACGACCGCGCGTGGCCGGGCCATCGCGATCCGATCGACGACCCCGCCGACCGCGCCCGGCACATCATCGACCACCACGAGGAGCGCTCCTGGCGAGTCCTCGATGCGCTCGATCGGAAGGGGCCCTGCGACACCTGGACGGTCAGCGACGACCTGTTCGGCGACCTCGAGGGCATCCACATCCTCCACGGTCCCGGCGAGTCCTACGCGCACCTGGAACACCTCGAGCGGGCGGGCACCGTCATCCGCGAGGACACCGAGTATCGCCTCGCCGACGGCGTGTCGGACGAACTGGCCGCGACCGACGGGGAGCGCTGGGACCTCGAGTACTGA